TGTAAGTAGGATTACCATTTCTCCAATTCACCATATTCAAACAGTTAGTCTTTGAAAATATGTAAAACAATAAACCATggaattcaaaccacacaatAATAACAATACATGCGTATGATGGGTTGGGTTGTATAACGTTTTCATATTCTCTGAAATAGATAAAAATGCTTGAGCTTTGAAATTTCAATTAATATCTCTGGTATACCACCTCCATTCTTAATTATATGACACAATTGACTTTTTTCTTAAATTTTGACCTGTTCAAAATAAGTACTACTAAATTTACCATCAATATATTTTTGGCTTGACTTATAGATTTACctgtttataaaaatatttatagagAAGCTGCAAAGTCacacaaatgaaaaaaaagccaTTGTAACAACACATCTACATGAATAAAGTATATAGTATATTTACAATGCTAAATTTGAAAGTAGTTTGCTTTTGCACTTGTACATAATTATGAAATTATGAGACACAGCTACAAGAACAGAGACTTTAGTCCAAAGCAAGTTGAGTTAGGCATTGCACTAGTGAATATTTTATATCAAATTATTGTTCAATTTAACAGTACTGCACGTGAAACAATAGTTTAACTCAAGTCCGGAGTAATTTGATAACACAATTTTTTCTCAAACACGCAGGAGaactgcgtatctttgtattaagaaagTGAGAAATGGTCAAAACTAACTACACTGCCCCCCAAATAAcaaagggtcagttggatccatgccactacaatttcacgatttttgatttcatgttgaaatcgatgccattgagtggcatgattttcaacgtgaaacccaatttcacggagttgtggtggcatgaatcgaattttcccaatAACAAAAATAAACACCAGATTTTCCATAAATAAATAAGAGACCGAATTCACAAGTATCATATTTAAAACTTGAGCACAGCGAATCCATATACTACTGGTAATTGTTGCATACTGTATCAAACATTTCATTCGTTTACACATAATATAATGAAAGAAAATGTGATCACTGAGGTATCGAGAAACAAATCTGATAGGCAAATGTTGGGGGCAACTTACCGAAAAGTCAAATTGGTGGAAAATGCATCCAATATGAAGGCCAGGTCTGAAGGGAAATTAGCTGAATATGTTGGAGCAGCATGACATTGGCTTGTTCAATACATTCGAAGGACAGAAAGGATGTGACCAAATTATCAAGCATGTGAacagcattttttttttcatggatgtTTACAGTGGGGGTCGGGTGTGGGGTAGGGCTCAGTTTTCAAGAACACAAGGTGTTTTTTTGATTTATTAAAGGAGGGAAGACAGCAGGGACAGATTTAGTCTTTAAGCACAacaaagagtttttttttgtttaagatAACAAGGGGGGGGGGTTATTTTTCAAGAACACCAAAATAGGATTATTAATGATAACAAGGgttgatttatttttttatgcatAATAGAGatggactttttttttgttaaagcGGAGAACTAAGCAAGAACAGGAAATAGAGTACGGAGAAATCCAAATAGAAGTGAAATGTGTGTAGTAACATAATGGCACTGACTGATTGGAAGACTCAAAACAACAAGCTGAAATAgaggtgatttttttttgtttaaaggGTGCATGACACCAAAAAGCATAATAacagactttttttttgttttttgataAGGAGTGGATCTATTTTTCAAGCATAGAATGGAGTTTTTTTTATAACAATGGATGATATTGTTTTTCTTTCATAAtagagaaattttttttggtttatAGAAGCATAATTTGGTGCGAAACAAATAAACTATGGAGAAATGCTAGTAAAGTGAAATGTTGTGAACTGATGGAATGACTTAGAAACTTGCGTGCAGCAAATGAGGACGTGAACAATGGGGGGATGCGGCAAAGAGATGCCAGATTGGGGTGCAAAGCAGAATTGGGAAGGACAATAATAGAAGCAGGGGGCAACACAAATAGAAACAGGGGAGGACACCAAAGAAGGATTATTTTAGGAAAATATTAGATTATGGATGGCTAAGAATCGAATTCGGAAGCCTGCAAGTCCCAATCGGACACCTGGCTTAACTGCAATAGCAGAAGCAAGGATAcacatgttagaaaattgtaaaaGAAAGAAGTTACTAAAcaaactagacatgcaagggaatttatgggaaacGAATTTCTTACCTTCCTTTCCGTCGTCGGCAGTCTGCAAGTCCTAACTGATAGCCAATCATATGACACTGTAACAGCAGTAGAGAAACCGACGGTGGATATACGTCAGCAAACGAAAGAGACGAGCAAATATACGTAGCAACTTAATGGTGGATATATGTTAGCAAAAGAAAGTACCTTTGCTGCTCCGAAGCCTCACGGACATCTTTGTCCTCATCCTACGTCATGAATTGTTCCGAAACTCTTGACAGCTCGAGAGTTGGATGGTTCGGATGGCTGCCAACTACATCCCTGATTCTGGTCTCGACATCCTCCACCTTCCTGGCCCTGGCTCCATCACAGTCAACTGTGACGGTTACATGTTTAAGGGACGTGAGGTTCTCCCAGCCAACATCGATACCACCACTCGCTGTCTTCTGTGCTTCTAAGTACAACCCAAAGCTTTGAAGCTTTGGCATCGCTCCTGGTCCAAACACCAGCCAGCAGCTTGAATAGTGCATAAACCTAAACTTTGCTAGAGAGCGGAAGGACTGGTCACCACCAATGGCCAACCGTTCTTCAGTGACGCCACGAGATGCTGCTTGTAAGTATAGAATACGTAGCACGGGTAAAGCTCCAAGCAGTTGGAGATCAACCTGTCTTAGCACATTGACCCTGATGAACAAGCAGGATAGCTCAGAGAGGGACGAAAACCACCGTGGCAACGCAAAGAAGGTTGAAACGCCCCCATTAAAGCTCTGTAGATGTACAGGACCCCTCCATTGATCTGACATGTTATCTAGGGAAATGGTTCCAGTGCTACTATAAAATTCAAGAGTGCGAAGGTTGCCTAGATTTGATAGACTCTGCAAGAAAGTCTTCATGTAACTCTCATTTTCACCTAATCCTTTTAGTGCCAGCGTCCGTAGTTCTGTAAGCTTACCTAGCTCAGTCAGAGTACTTGGTGAGTTGTTCACATCGAGCCCTGACAGCTCTTGCAGGGAAGTCAGATTACCAATCCCATCTGGAAGCTTCAACCCCGTAAGCTTACGCTTATCCATTAATAGATGTTCAAGTCCTTGTAGCTCAACAATGCTTGTTGGCAGTTCTTCTATGGACGGGCCCCACAAATTAAATGTCTTCAGAAGCTTTAGATTCAATGTCTTCAGAAGCTTTAGATTTCCAATTCCTTCTAGAAGCCCTGGTTCAACCTCTCCACCTAATTCTAGATATCTCAAGTGGTGCAAACTCCCTAGATCCTTGGGATGAATAACCTTACTAGGAACATTTTTCAAACATAAAACACGAAGAACTGAAAACCATGACAGAGGTGGCATCAATTGAACTGCATTGCCCAAAACAACGAGTGACCTGGCATGAGATATGCTTACTGTTGTTGGTAGTATAATTTGTTCTTCCTTGCTATCTTCTCGGTTGCCATCTACTTTATCATGCAATGATATTCGTCGAATACTGTGCATTGTAGATTTGAGGTGCGAACCGTCAAGTATAATGGCAAAATTTTCTTGTGTTGAAAGGGAAATGATGAGATCAAGTATCATATCGTGTACTCTACAAGTTTTTGCAACACCAAATTCATTGATTTCTACCAGCTGAATCATGCTTCTATTAACAAGCTCATTGAAATACTTCTCTCCAATATCATACAAATTGCTCCCCTGTTTTCCATAGATAAAACCCTCTGCTAACCAAAGTCGTACCAAATCATTTATTCGAATCTCGAAATCCTCGGGAAACATGCTCAGATATAATAAACAAGGCTTTAGATAGAAAGGCAGTTCACTATAACTAAGATGTAATATATTTCTCATCTTATCTAGTGTCTTGTCTGTTTCAAGTCCAGAACCCATAGAATTGTGAACACCATACCATTCATACTTTGTTCTGGGCATACTAGCCAACATACTTGCTATAGTAATGATAGCTAATGGTATCCCTCCACACTTCTTCAAAATTTTCATTGTTACCTCTTCCAGATCAGAATGAATTCCAACATCTTCGTTAAATATCCTTTTACAAAGAAGTCTTCTGGAGTCCTTCTCAGAGAGAGGATCCAGTTCATACAGCTCACCATCCATTGAAGAGAATTTAGCCACATCCATTTTACGGGTTGTCACAATAACTCTGCTGCCAACATTCTTGTCAATAAGAGCACATTTGATGATTTCCCATGCTTCTACATTCCATACATCATCAATTACAATGAGGTACCTGTACATAAATTAATTTGCAAGAGCATCAGATGCTTATTCTCATAGAGGTAGCTCAAGCTTACAATTACAACAGAATTACGGCTACAGTCAAAAGGTTGCCTGGGATGAAAAATAGTATACACTAACATAATTATCGACTGTGAAGTAGTACTGATGTTAGTTATTGCAGAAAAAATAAAGGAATTATACTTGGGTTAGGATATGTACCTCTTATTGACGAGGAAATCCCGGATGCTCCTTAGAAGTTCATCCCGATCCTTTTCTCCAGCATTAGTACACTTGTCTTTACTAACTTGCCGGAGTATGCTGCTGAGAATCTGCTTCATGTCTGGTTTAAGTGACACCGACACAAAAGCATGACTCTCAAATTGTCCCCGTAATCTTTCATACACGGAATTGGCAATGGTTGTTTTGCCCAGGCCTCCCACCCCAACAATAGAGACAACCCTTAGCTTCTGTTTTTTCACACCTTCTACTCTTGTTAGCAAGTCGATAAGCTTCTGTGTAGGGCCATCGATGCCAACGAGCTTTGCTGCATCTTGGTAGAGAGACGGCATGCGTGGATCAATATCGACAGTGTCAGGCTGTGGCACTCCAACACCTAAAGAGTTGTacctttctttccttttggaaACCTCATCGATGCGTCTCTTGATGTCTTGGATGTCATCAGCGATATGATGGCGACTCTTGGCCTTGGTCAGCAAGCCAATGGTCCTGTCGAAAAATCTTCTGAAGCTATGCGCCTTGGCGTGTTCAGGATCATTATCGACACGAACCTTGAAAGCATCAACACTGTCCTCAACGTCATAGACCAGCTCCTTCAAGTCCCTCACCCAGATCTTGTTAAGCTCATCAATCTGATGAGCCGGCAGCTTCGACGCCCTGTTAAGGGCAGCCTGCATGCTCTCCATCTCAGCTTGAAGGAACCTGATCTCCCCCCTGACCCCCTTCTGCAGCTTGTATTCATCGCTGAGAAGGGTGCTAAGCTTGGGGAGGAGGCTTCCCAGAGCCGCCGCTGCGAGCTCCATGCATGCCTTGCTCTCGTTGGTGGCTACCCTGCTAGCTTCTTTCGGTATGGCGAGTGAGAGTGGTATTGCTGGTGCCTATGGAGAGGAGAAGGGCATCCGAGGACCCTGAAAGTTAAGGAGACTACTATAACCAAATCACGGAGTTCAAGGTCTTATATTGGTCTCTGAAAATTAAAGATTattgaaacaaatgtttgattGCCTGTATACATGACCTCCGTCTAAGCTAATTACTTGGCACTGCGACATCGTCTTTGGATACATCTCTACGTACCAATTCTTCGAAATCTTTTGCAACACGTACTCCTGCATAAACCCTTGAAACTTTTGAATGAATTTTATTATTTGGAGGGCCTTTGGAGCCAAGAAATGAAGAAGCTAAATATCTAGGGATTTCATATGAGTTTTGGAGGACATTTAGCTTCAGAATAGCCCATTGAGGTTTCCATTTATGCATTGCCCTATCCAAAATAATTTGCCAATTTCCTTACTACATTCAAAAAATTTCTTGTTTCACCATTCATAGAGTAGTTCGTTACTAGGATTAGCTCTAGGTTGCAAAACTATTATTGGGATGAGTTAGGCACTAGTTGAACCATAATTAGTAATTACAGATAACTTAATCTAgctagtttaaattttgtgcaaatttgtGAAAGGCATAGGTTTAGAGTTTTAAATTTTCCTAATTCATCCTCTCCTCCTCTTATGGTACGAGCACATTCCCTTTAGAAAGTGAAATACCAAATAATAATTTCGAAAAAAAGATACGTGTACTTGAGAAATGGCCCATGATAAGTCACATTTATGGTTTTGGAGAAGAGGAAAGTATAACCCAACCACGGAGATCGGAGCGTTTTGTCTCTAAAAGCCAATGCGTGAAGTACATAGCACGTGAGCTAGCACTTCTATCTATGTGCTAGCCAGAATTCAATTTTATTAAAATATTTAGCCCATGCACCGCCGAAAGTTTACGTATATAGTTAAAAAAGCAAGTCCTAGCATCTGCTATGTGGTCATCGAGATCTGCGGCTTCATGTCTGTTGCTACAGCAAACAACAAGAAGTGGAGCAGCTCAGACGGCGAGCATCTCCTGCAGCAGTCAGTGGTTTAGTTGCTAAACACCAGGCACTACTATGTATTATTTCTTAAGCTACGAGGACTGATTCCTTTTAGATAGAAAGTGAAATACCAAATAATTATTTCGAAAAAGAGATGTGTGTACTTGAGAAATAGCCCATGGTAAGGCTCATttaaggattttcaaagcaaaagCGACTTAAAAACAGTCTCGTACTGCAAGTTGGGATTGGTGCAAAGCAAATGAGACTTAGATCAGACATATACATGCCCGTGCATATGTATCGTGTATCCGTTCACAAACGGTCAAAAGGATAGCACAACGCTCGAGTGGTGAGTAATAAGAGCATGTATCTCCAGCTGTCACACAAATGACATGTATACAGGCAATCAAACTTTTGAATCTCTGTGTAAGCTTTCatgccttgcttgcttgctcTCTTTGGCCAGTAGCTAGATTGGTAATGTGAGGAACGAgcgtactctatcctgcttgtgatgagtgaattgtcaaccgtgcggtgtgatcgtgcgcttggtctttggattgcaggtacacgagcgtcgagtgtcgacggggagctgccgtggaggtgctgtggccgatggaccgtgcggtggacaacggtgaagggcagccgggaccggagctcggaccgggtggcagctgtggcgtccactcctggatcgagggcgcaagcggcgacggaaggcgggtttcttggtttgcgccacaaaaccaaggaggcggacgacggttgaagacgccaagtcgtggaggttacgggcgtcggtctcgggactggcggaggcgacgggcgttgacggcgtctagggcctcgctgcgggcgaggaggtgacggacgttgggcggcgtctagggccgtcagaaggccgaggtgggaacggcgtctagggccacggcgtagAGGCGGGAATATTCCcgtgcgtgaggttttggcggttttctctaaaccggccacctacccgggtttcgcggacccaccaaaaccgcggaccggtacttcgtcgacgtggcggcatcgcagcaaagacttcgagtcgaagaaagaagctccgccaTCGATCGAGGGTGTACAGTGGGCTGCTGCagatccgaccggtctgaccggtcccctggaccggtctaaccggtctggccgcagcagccgggtataaataccccccaccagcccgtgggagggtgagtctcttgagtcttttgttttctctgagtttttccttctcccagcctctgctctaggttagggccaaggactccaacgcaaagagagtttaggttatagctattctcttcaatctagagggtggatgatgggcggatggctctagcctttgtataggtgaattcctctgagattaatggatgaattttgtttgagattcacttgtgtgtgctgagcatctcgtcctccccttctctcttgcgttttgggttgaattctcctcttttggtgtgtttcttgtttggaggagaccaGCCCTTAaattcgtggtttgatggactctttgtgacgattcaAATCCTTCTAATCGAGTGCTAAACCTACTGGAAtc
This genomic interval from Panicum virgatum strain AP13 chromosome 8K, P.virgatum_v5, whole genome shotgun sequence contains the following:
- the LOC120644209 gene encoding disease resistance protein RGA5-like, translating into MELAAAALGSLLPKLSTLLSDEYKLQKGVRGEIRFLQAEMESMQAALNRASKLPAHQIDELNKIWVRDLKELVYDVEDSVDAFKVRVDNDPEHAKAHSFRRFFDRTIGLLTKAKSRHHIADDIQDIKRRIDEVSKRKERYNSLGVGVPQPDTVDIDPRMPSLYQDAAKLVGIDGPTQKLIDLLTRVEGVKKQKLRVVSIVGVGGLGKTTIANSVYERLRGQFESHAFVSVSLKPDMKQILSSILRQVSKDKCTNAGEKDRDELLRSIRDFLVNKRYLIVIDDVWNVEAWEIIKCALIDKNVGSRVIVTTRKMDVAKFSSMDGELYELDPLSEKDSRRLLCKRIFNEDVGIHSDLEEVTMKILKKCGGIPLAIITIASMLASMPRTKYEWYGVHNSMGSGLETDKTLDKMRNILHLSYSELPFYLKPCLLYLSMFPEDFEIRINDLVRLWLAEGFIYGKQGSNLYDIGEKYFNELVNRSMIQLVEINEFGVAKTCRVHDMILDLIISLSTQENFAIILDGSHLKSTMHSIRRISLHDKVDGNREDSKEEQIILPTTVSISHARSLVVLGNAVQLMPPLSWFSVLRVLCLKNVPSKVIHPKDLGSLHHLRYLELGGEVEPGLLEGIGNLKLLKTLNLKLLKTFNLWGPSIEELPTSIVELQGLEHLLMDKRKLTGLKLPDGIGNLTSLQELSGLDVNNSPSTLTELGKLTELRTLALKGLGENESYMKTFLQSLSNLGNLRTLEFYSSTGTISLDNMSDQWRGPVHLQSFNGGVSTFFALPRWFSSLSELSCLFIRVNVLRQVDLQLLGALPVLRILYLQAASRGVTEERLAIGGDQSFRSLAKFRFMHYSSCWLVFGPGAMPKLQSFGLYLEAQKTASGGIDVGWENLTSLKHVTVTVDCDGARARKVEDVETRIRDVVGSHPNHPTLELSRVSEQFMT